One segment of Methanofastidiosum sp. DNA contains the following:
- a CDS encoding phenylacetate--CoA ligase has product MQKKIEEIRKSQGKLLVKNVKYSWDNLPYYKQKMKEAGVKPEDIKGLDDIHKLPFLSKTDLRHHYPYGLIATSLDNVVRFHSSSGTTGIPTVVPYTKRDIELWAELNKRCLETVGATHKDLVQVSYGYGLFTGGLGLHYGAERLGAAVIPTSSGNTMRQIKILKDMKTTTLACTPSYALMLSEVIKSNDMKIDELSLKRGVFGAEPWSENMRKRIEKGLGLEAFDIYGLTELCGPGVGIECSEHNGLHTWSDHFIVETIDKEGNKTDVDGEGKGELVFTTLQREAMPVLRYRTKDLSWTTWEECACGLMHPRIGRITGRSDDMLIVRGVNVFPSQIEEVLMELKGVGDHYQIIVDRDILDKLMIKVEVTNEIFSDSISELITLEKEIKKRLFEMLSLSVDVELVEPGQIPRPEGKAKRVIDLRKDM; this is encoded by the coding sequence ATGCAAAAAAAGATCGAAGAAATAAGGAAATCCCAAGGAAAACTCCTTGTTAAAAATGTTAAATATTCATGGGATAATCTCCCTTACTATAAACAAAAAATGAAAGAGGCAGGGGTAAAACCTGAGGATATCAAGGGATTAGATGATATACATAAACTTCCTTTTCTTTCAAAAACAGATTTGCGACACCATTACCCATATGGATTAATAGCTACGTCACTTGATAATGTAGTTAGGTTCCACTCTTCTTCAGGCACGACTGGAATCCCAACAGTTGTACCCTACACGAAAAGAGATATTGAGCTATGGGCTGAATTAAATAAGAGGTGCCTTGAAACAGTAGGTGCAACACATAAAGATCTAGTGCAAGTTAGCTATGGATATGGATTATTTACTGGCGGATTAGGTCTCCATTATGGTGCGGAGAGATTGGGCGCGGCAGTAATACCTACTAGCAGTGGAAATACAATGAGGCAGATTAAGATATTAAAGGATATGAAAACAACTACGCTTGCATGTACTCCCTCATATGCTTTGATGCTTTCTGAGGTCATTAAAAGTAATGACATGAAGATTGATGAACTCTCTTTAAAGAGAGGGGTATTCGGCGCAGAACCTTGGTCGGAAAACATGAGAAAGAGAATAGAAAAAGGGCTAGGTCTTGAAGCATTTGATATATATGGGCTCACTGAATTATGTGGGCCGGGAGTTGGAATCGAATGTTCTGAACATAATGGACTTCATACATGGTCTGACCACTTTATCGTAGAAACAATCGATAAAGAAGGCAATAAGACAGATGTGGATGGAGAGGGAAAAGGAGAGTTAGTATTCACAACTTTACAAAGAGAAGCAATGCCAGTATTAAGGTACAGAACAAAAGATCTGTCCTGGACAACATGGGAAGAATGCGCTTGTGGACTAATGCATCCAAGGATCGGCAGAATTACTGGAAGAAGCGATGATATGCTAATTGTTAGAGGCGTCAACGTGTTCCCAAGTCAAATAGAAGAAGTATTAATGGAACTAAAAGGTGTTGGTGACCATTACCAGATAATAGTTGACAGAGATATTTTAGATAAGCTCATGATTAAAGTTGAAGTTACAAATGAAATCTTCTCCGATAGTATTTCAGAACTTATAACACTTGAAAAAGAAATTAAAAAACGTCTCTTTGAAATGTTAAGTTTAAGCGTAGATGTTGAACTAGTTGAACCTGGCCAGATACCAAGACCTGAAGGAAAAGCAAAAAGAGTAATTGATTTAAGAAAAGATATGTAG
- a CDS encoding minichromosome maintenance protein MCM, giving the protein MKLNKDEVVDRFKEFYEAYPDVSEPKYKKLIDKMKIEGKSSLYIDFDDIIDFDFDLSEQLLNEPEQILASPSEALKEVYGAETDKRLTARFVNLPPTEKVDIRDIRAVHINKLIQVEGVVRRTSEVKPEVIEAVFSCERCGEYLTVMQDSPTFKTPVTCSNPACGRNGPFKLVKAFSKFVDWQNIKIQEKPEKLKGGRLPWIMDCIIKDDIVDTAQAGNVVNVVGILKTVQESSAKGGGKRTTFSKSIEVNSIEIKEKDIQDLELSEEDEEKILELASDPKICENITNSIAPSIFGNQHVKYAVALQLFSSEARLLHDGTRIRGDSHILLVGDPGVAKSQILKYINLVAPRSIYTSGKGTSAAGLTAAVIRDETSGTFALEAGALVIADNGIACIDEIDKMSNEDRSSIHEAMEQQTISIAKAGIIATLNARASILAAANPKRGRFDSYKPLGEQIDLLPTLLSRFDLIFILTDKPKESEDKKIAEHILKLHSNEKESIIPILETEDIRKYAIYSKKTIKEITLTEEAKNKLLEFYVSIRKKGEEKNTPIPITARQLESLIRLSEARARMRLSDKVMVEDVEDIIQLYMKSIEEIGKDPETGEIDIDMIMTGRPKSQRDKITVIMDIISNLDKKNNNEGALISEVYEEARTENISDSFTRKIIDELKQKGDVYEPRPDRLKLTLL; this is encoded by the coding sequence ATGAAGCTTAACAAAGATGAAGTTGTAGATAGATTCAAAGAGTTTTACGAAGCTTATCCCGATGTAAGTGAACCCAAGTATAAAAAACTAATAGACAAAATGAAGATTGAAGGAAAGAGTTCCCTTTATATTGATTTTGATGATATTATTGATTTTGATTTTGATCTTTCTGAACAACTTTTGAATGAACCAGAACAGATTTTAGCTAGTCCCAGCGAAGCTTTAAAGGAGGTCTACGGTGCGGAGACTGATAAAAGACTCACAGCACGATTTGTTAATTTACCACCGACAGAGAAAGTTGACATAAGGGATATTAGGGCAGTACATATAAATAAATTAATCCAAGTAGAGGGCGTTGTAAGAAGAACTTCAGAAGTAAAACCTGAAGTTATTGAAGCTGTTTTTAGTTGTGAGAGGTGTGGGGAATATCTCACAGTGATGCAGGATTCACCCACTTTCAAGACTCCAGTAACTTGTTCAAATCCCGCTTGCGGCAGAAATGGCCCTTTCAAATTGGTGAAAGCATTTTCGAAGTTTGTTGATTGGCAAAACATAAAGATACAAGAGAAACCTGAGAAATTAAAAGGGGGTCGCTTGCCTTGGATTATGGATTGTATAATCAAAGATGATATAGTAGATACAGCCCAAGCAGGAAATGTGGTAAACGTAGTTGGAATTTTAAAAACAGTTCAGGAAAGTTCAGCAAAAGGTGGAGGCAAGAGAACTACCTTCAGCAAGTCTATAGAAGTAAACAGTATCGAAATCAAAGAAAAAGATATTCAAGATTTGGAATTGTCAGAAGAAGATGAAGAGAAGATACTAGAGCTAGCTTCTGATCCTAAAATATGTGAAAATATAACAAATTCGATTGCCCCATCAATTTTTGGGAATCAGCATGTTAAATATGCTGTTGCATTACAACTTTTCTCAAGTGAAGCAAGATTATTACATGATGGAACACGTATAAGAGGAGATTCGCATATACTCCTTGTTGGTGACCCTGGAGTCGCTAAGTCGCAAATTCTAAAATATATCAATCTTGTTGCACCAAGGTCAATCTATACAAGTGGTAAGGGAACTTCAGCTGCGGGTCTAACAGCTGCTGTGATAAGAGATGAAACCTCAGGGACATTTGCCCTTGAAGCTGGGGCTCTTGTTATTGCAGATAATGGTATTGCATGCATAGATGAGATCGATAAGATGTCAAATGAAGACCGTTCCTCAATCCACGAAGCGATGGAACAGCAGACCATTTCAATTGCTAAAGCAGGTATTATCGCAACTTTAAATGCTAGGGCATCAATACTTGCAGCAGCAAATCCAAAGAGGGGTAGATTCGATAGTTACAAGCCACTTGGAGAGCAAATAGATCTTTTGCCCACCCTTCTTTCAAGATTTGACTTGATTTTCATATTAACAGATAAACCAAAAGAAAGTGAGGATAAGAAAATTGCAGAACATATATTAAAACTCCATTCAAATGAAAAAGAATCCATAATTCCCATATTAGAAACTGAAGATATAAGAAAATATGCCATCTATTCTAAAAAAACAATTAAGGAAATTACTTTAACTGAAGAAGCAAAAAACAAGCTTTTGGAATTTTATGTTAGTATAAGAAAGAAAGGTGAAGAAAAAAATACACCTATCCCTATTACAGCAAGACAGCTTGAATCATTGATAAGATTATCAGAGGCAAGAGCAAGAATGAGGCTATCTGATAAAGTTATGGTCGAAGATGTAGAGGATATTATTCAACTATATATGAAATCTATTGAGGAGATAGGTAAAGACCCAGAAACTGGCGAAATAGATATAGATATGATAATGACTGGGAGACCAAAATCTCAGAGAGATAAAATTACTGTCATAATGGATATTATTTCTAATTTAGACAAGAAAAATAATAATGAGGGCGCACTTATAAGTGAAGTATATGAAGAAGCACGAACAGAAAATATCAGTGATTCATTTACCCGTAAAATAATTGACGAGTTAAAACAGAAAGGAGACGTTTATGAGCCAAGGCCCGATAGGTTAAAATTGACCCTTCTATAG
- a CDS encoding Holliday junction resolvase, with the protein MYNRGRNSEVTLVKKLWDNGYAALRMPGSGRGQLYPHPDIIAGNGKKYLGIEVKIRAEEKCYFKDEDIEKLKEFCNRFGAIPYFAVRFVRRWRFFEVEDLEKTPSGYRASFEKGKEFSDVIGEVNDR; encoded by the coding sequence ATGTACAATAGAGGTAGGAATTCAGAAGTAACATTGGTAAAAAAATTATGGGATAATGGATATGCTGCACTTAGAATGCCGGGCTCTGGTAGAGGGCAACTGTATCCTCATCCAGATATTATTGCCGGTAACGGTAAAAAATATCTTGGAATTGAAGTAAAAATAAGGGCCGAGGAAAAATGTTATTTCAAAGATGAAGACATTGAAAAACTAAAAGAGTTCTGCAATAGATTTGGAGCAATTCCTTATTTTGCAGTAAGGTTTGTTAGACGATGGAGATTTTTTGAAGTAGAAGATTTAGAAAAAACACCTAGCGGATATAGGGCCTCTTTTGAGAAAGGTAAAGAATTCTCTGACGTAATAGGGGAAGTAAATGATCGTTAG
- the rimI gene encoding ribosomal protein S18-alanine N-acetyltransferase, translated as MIVRNVMADDIYRVIELEYQNFEYPYPPEIVNFLFESYRDTFLVVEKDKEVIGFVIGIVQKKEGHILVIAIRDDFKRKGIGTFLMKKLIDIYKKKGITRLKLEVRVSNIAAISMYKNLGFKITNRLKHYYENGEDGLLLRREMP; from the coding sequence ATGATCGTTAGGAATGTAATGGCAGATGACATATATAGAGTTATAGAGTTAGAATACCAAAATTTTGAGTATCCCTATCCGCCTGAGATAGTCAACTTTCTTTTTGAATCTTATAGAGATACATTTTTGGTAGTAGAAAAAGACAAAGAAGTTATTGGATTTGTGATAGGCATAGTTCAAAAAAAAGAGGGCCATATATTAGTTATTGCAATAAGAGATGATTTCAAAAGAAAAGGCATTGGAACTTTTCTTATGAAGAAACTAATTGATATCTACAAAAAAAAAGGCATTACTCGATTAAAACTTGAAGTTAGGGTCAGTAATATTGCTGCAATATCTATGTACAAAAATCTTGGATTTAAGATTACTAACAGACTAAAACATTACTATGAAAACGGAGAAGACGGATTACTTCTAAGAAGAGAAATGCCTTAA